Proteins encoded by one window of Lutibacter sp. A64:
- a CDS encoding RagB/SusD family nutrient uptake outer membrane protein, with product MKKIIFSTIVILLISVSCSKDFVEIPPVGVLDASTFFNTEENAEQALIGLYDLMQYNYAKDWSSAYFVKMLPGDDVNCGGGSATDQVPLVEINDYVNLSVSNPAVTSVWNLHYRTIALANTIIENVELSELSNKAAVLAEAKFMRAWCYFELTTMWGDVPLRLVNPSELSSEAFAIPKSPRSEIYAQVEADLTEAINGLPTRGALAQDFRVSKASAQALMGKVLVFQEKYSEALNYLEPVISNPNYGLAATNEDVWSVDGEFGVESLLEIGFVATNAYDWGNVAWGGRMESNLHVQLMGPRGEFDIAPVGLLNGWGFNYPSAKLISAFEASGENARRSATIMTEQELVDAGGSVNSTDEDGNPVEIYGYDGAIRIKYATKDSDTSEGGIKELNYSVNWRLFRYAEVLFLAAEAYNKTGADDKAIIELNKVRLRAGLDALDNSLSGDALFEAMMQDKFLEFAHEGQRFWDLVRWGKASSELAGTGYTTKNDLFPIPITEIDLNAALTQDDQNPGY from the coding sequence ATGAAAAAAATAATTTTTAGTACTATAGTTATACTTTTAATAAGTGTTTCATGTAGTAAAGACTTTGTAGAAATTCCACCAGTTGGAGTTTTAGATGCTTCGACATTCTTCAATACAGAAGAAAATGCGGAACAAGCTTTAATAGGTTTGTATGATTTAATGCAGTACAATTATGCAAAAGATTGGTCTAGTGCTTATTTTGTAAAAATGTTACCAGGAGATGATGTTAATTGTGGAGGTGGTTCTGCTACAGATCAAGTTCCATTAGTAGAAATTAATGATTATGTTAATTTATCTGTATCAAACCCTGCTGTTACAAGTGTTTGGAATTTACATTACCGTACAATTGCATTGGCAAATACTATTATTGAAAATGTAGAACTTAGCGAATTGTCAAATAAAGCAGCTGTATTAGCAGAAGCAAAATTTATGAGAGCTTGGTGTTATTTTGAATTAACAACAATGTGGGGTGATGTGCCTTTACGATTGGTTAATCCATCTGAATTAAGTTCTGAAGCTTTTGCAATTCCAAAAAGTCCTAGGTCAGAAATATATGCACAAGTAGAAGCAGATTTAACAGAAGCTATAAACGGATTACCAACAAGAGGTGCCTTAGCTCAAGATTTTAGAGTTTCAAAAGCATCTGCGCAAGCATTAATGGGAAAAGTATTAGTTTTTCAAGAAAAATATTCTGAAGCACTTAATTACTTAGAACCTGTTATTTCTAATCCTAATTATGGATTAGCAGCAACCAATGAAGATGTTTGGTCTGTTGATGGAGAATTTGGAGTTGAGTCTTTATTAGAAATAGGATTCGTTGCTACAAATGCTTATGATTGGGGAAATGTTGCGTGGGGAGGAAGAATGGAAAGTAATTTACACGTACAATTGATGGGACCTCGTGGTGAGTTTGATATAGCTCCTGTAGGATTATTAAATGGTTGGGGATTTAATTACCCTTCAGCAAAATTAATTTCTGCTTTTGAAGCTTCTGGTGAAAACGCACGTAGATCAGCAACTATAATGACTGAACAAGAATTAGTTGATGCAGGAGGATCTGTAAATAGTACAGATGAAGATGGAAATCCTGTTGAAATTTATGGATACGATGGAGCTATTAGAATAAAATATGCTACAAAAGATTCAGATACAAGTGAGGGTGGTATAAAAGAGTTAAATTATTCTGTAAATTGGAGATTGTTTAGATATGCTGAAGTATTATTTTTAGCAGCTGAAGCCTATAACAAAACAGGTGCTGATGATAAAGCTATTATCGAATTAAATAAAGTTAGATTAAGAGCAGGTTTAGATGCTTTAGATAATTCACTAAGTGGTGATGCTTTATTTGAAGCTATGATGCAAGATAAATTTTTAGAATTTGCGCATGAAGGTCAACGTTTTTGGGATTTAGTTCGTTGGGGAAAAGCTTCTTCAGAATTAGCTGGAACTGGTTATACAACTAAAAATGACTTATTTCCAATACCTATTACAGAAATTGATTTAAATGCTGCTTTAACACAAGATGATCAAAATCCTGGTTATTAA